One Thiovulum sp. ES genomic window carries:
- a CDS encoding Co-chaperonin GroES (PFAM: Chaperonin 10 Kd subunit), with amino-acid sequence MNFTPIDDRVLVKREEEATKTASGIYIPDSAKEKPQRGEVKAVSKKVEEIEVGDTVVFSKYGAVDLVLDGEDFIVLKTEDILGVIKK; translated from the coding sequence ATGAATTTTACTCCTATCGATGACAGAGTTCTTGTAAAAAGAGAAGAAGAGGCTACAAAAACGGCAAGTGGGATTTACATTCCAGATTCTGCAAAAGAGAAACCACAAAGAGGTGAAGTAAAAGCAGTTTCAAAAAAAGTTGAAGAGATTGAAGTTGGCGACACTGTTGTTTTCAGTAAATATGGTGCAGTCGATTTGGTTCTTGACGGTGAAGATTTCATCGTTTTAAAAACAGAAGATATTTTAGGTGTAATTAAAAAGTAA